Proteins co-encoded in one Macrobrachium nipponense isolate FS-2020 chromosome 24, ASM1510439v2, whole genome shotgun sequence genomic window:
- the LOC135205451 gene encoding uncharacterized protein LOC135205451 isoform X2, translating into MVLDREEEGILKVQMENDLLEYWNLLRAKDIRMFIRESCLLFLCKAKGLVRKWRIQFCGGASANEHCSRCYIVINKFLSEPFIPANQGMPDKPDSSTSTRPPMSQMSTTAPVSWPASSLAAVEPADTPTVSDTGHVNVQAQKKSAKTSPAKKRLKSDDGGCARTRGDSEQGTKNDRNLPKASDLIIMPGLECMVKATIQDPNFPDLVEAVHTIISNM; encoded by the exons ATGGTATTGGACAGAGAAGAA GAAGGAATACTGAAAGTCCAGATGGAAAACGATCTCCTGGAATACTGGAATTTACTCAGAGCAAAAGATATCAGGATGTTTATTCGGGAATCGTGTCTCCTCTTCTTATGCAAGGCCAAG GGCCTGGTACGTAAATGGCGGATACAGTTCTGCGGTGGTGCCTCAGCCAATGAGCACTGCTCCAGGTGTTACATAGTCATCAACAAGTTCTTATCCGAACCTTTTATCCCTGCTAACCAAGGGATGCCTGACAAGCCTGATTCTTCGACATCTACCAGGCCGCCCATGTCGCAGATGTCTACCACAGCTCCTGTCTCTTGGCCCGCTTCATCATTGGCTGCTGTTGAACCTGCAGACACTCCGACGGTGAGTGACACTGGTCACGTTAATGTTCAAGCTCAGAAGAAATCCGCCAAAACGTCACCCGCCAAGAAGAGACTCAAGTCAGATGACGGGGGCTGTGCCAGAACGCGAGGTGATTCTGAGCAAG GCACCAAGAATGATAGGAATCTGCCAAAGGCTTCAGACCTGATTATCATGCCCGGACTGGAGTGCATGGTGAAGGCAACCATCCAGGATCCTAACTTTCCAGACCTGGTTGAGGCTGTGCATACGATCATTTCAAATATGTGA
- the LOC135205451 gene encoding uncharacterized protein LOC135205451 isoform X1 produces MDNVGEWKLSKYARAVVSGPHDGKEWESLLSSPEKPLVVSLSKEGILKVQMENDLLEYWNLLRAKDIRMFIRESCLLFLCKAKGLVRKWRIQFCGGASANEHCSRCYIVINKFLSEPFIPANQGMPDKPDSSTSTRPPMSQMSTTAPVSWPASSLAAVEPADTPTVSDTGHVNVQAQKKSAKTSPAKKRLKSDDGGCARTRGDSEQGTKNDRNLPKASDLIIMPGLECMVKATIQDPNFPDLVEAVHTIISNM; encoded by the exons ATGGATAACGTAGGTGAATGGAAACTGAGCAAATATGCAAGAGCAGTGGTTAGTGGTCCACATGATGGTAAAGAATGGGAAAGTTTACTTTCCTCCCCAGAAAAACCGTTGGTCGTATCTTTATCTAAG GAAGGAATACTGAAAGTCCAGATGGAAAACGATCTCCTGGAATACTGGAATTTACTCAGAGCAAAAGATATCAGGATGTTTATTCGGGAATCGTGTCTCCTCTTCTTATGCAAGGCCAAG GGCCTGGTACGTAAATGGCGGATACAGTTCTGCGGTGGTGCCTCAGCCAATGAGCACTGCTCCAGGTGTTACATAGTCATCAACAAGTTCTTATCCGAACCTTTTATCCCTGCTAACCAAGGGATGCCTGACAAGCCTGATTCTTCGACATCTACCAGGCCGCCCATGTCGCAGATGTCTACCACAGCTCCTGTCTCTTGGCCCGCTTCATCATTGGCTGCTGTTGAACCTGCAGACACTCCGACGGTGAGTGACACTGGTCACGTTAATGTTCAAGCTCAGAAGAAATCCGCCAAAACGTCACCCGCCAAGAAGAGACTCAAGTCAGATGACGGGGGCTGTGCCAGAACGCGAGGTGATTCTGAGCAAG GCACCAAGAATGATAGGAATCTGCCAAAGGCTTCAGACCTGATTATCATGCCCGGACTGGAGTGCATGGTGAAGGCAACCATCCAGGATCCTAACTTTCCAGACCTGGTTGAGGCTGTGCATACGATCATTTCAAATATGTGA
- the LOC135205451 gene encoding uncharacterized protein LOC135205451 isoform X3 gives MDNVGEWKLSKYARAVVSGPHDGKEWESLLSSPEKPLVVSLSKGLVRKWRIQFCGGASANEHCSRCYIVINKFLSEPFIPANQGMPDKPDSSTSTRPPMSQMSTTAPVSWPASSLAAVEPADTPTVSDTGHVNVQAQKKSAKTSPAKKRLKSDDGGCARTRGDSEQGTKNDRNLPKASDLIIMPGLECMVKATIQDPNFPDLVEAVHTIISNM, from the exons ATGGATAACGTAGGTGAATGGAAACTGAGCAAATATGCAAGAGCAGTGGTTAGTGGTCCACATGATGGTAAAGAATGGGAAAGTTTACTTTCCTCCCCAGAAAAACCGTTGGTCGTATCTTTATCTAAG GGCCTGGTACGTAAATGGCGGATACAGTTCTGCGGTGGTGCCTCAGCCAATGAGCACTGCTCCAGGTGTTACATAGTCATCAACAAGTTCTTATCCGAACCTTTTATCCCTGCTAACCAAGGGATGCCTGACAAGCCTGATTCTTCGACATCTACCAGGCCGCCCATGTCGCAGATGTCTACCACAGCTCCTGTCTCTTGGCCCGCTTCATCATTGGCTGCTGTTGAACCTGCAGACACTCCGACGGTGAGTGACACTGGTCACGTTAATGTTCAAGCTCAGAAGAAATCCGCCAAAACGTCACCCGCCAAGAAGAGACTCAAGTCAGATGACGGGGGCTGTGCCAGAACGCGAGGTGATTCTGAGCAAG GCACCAAGAATGATAGGAATCTGCCAAAGGCTTCAGACCTGATTATCATGCCCGGACTGGAGTGCATGGTGAAGGCAACCATCCAGGATCCTAACTTTCCAGACCTGGTTGAGGCTGTGCATACGATCATTTCAAATATGTGA